The nucleotide window ATCAGCACGCGATTATCGGCATCGATCAGCGCCACGGCGACGACGAGCAGGAGGTTCATGCCGCGCCCCCGATGGGACGCACGGCGACTTTCCCACTAACAACGTCATGCCCCGCGAAGGCGGGGCACCCAGTATTCCAGAGCGCTTCGGCCAAACAACCGGCGGCACGGCGTACTGGGTCGCCCGCCTGCGCGGGCGATGACGGCTGGAGGTGTGGCGACGCCGCTTTCACATTCGACCGCCTGAAGGCCCCGCCGATCACGACCGGTAGTCGCCGTTGATTGCGACGTATTCCTTGGTGAGGTCGCAGGTCAGCACGCGGTCGCGGCCTTTACCAAGGCCGAGCGCGACCTTGATCTGGATTTCCGGCTTCTTCATCTGCGCCGAAACTTCTTTTTCGTTGTAGGACGGATCGCGCGCGCCGGCCTTGGCGACGCGGATGCCGTTGAACGAGATCGACAGCTTGTCGCGATCGGCCGGCTCGCCGGCCTTGCCGACCGCCATTACCACCCGGCCCCAATTGGCGTCCTCGCCGGCGATCGCGGTCTTGACCAGCGGCGAATTGGCGATCGACAGCGCGATCTTGCGAGCCGACACCTTGGTCTTGGCGCCTTCGACGATGATCTCGACCAGCTTGCGGGCGCCCTCACCATCGCGCGCGACCTGTTCGGACAGGTCGGCCAGCACCGCGTTGAACGCTTTGACGAACGCCTTCAGCCGCGGGTCCGAGGCGCGCGAAATTTTCGGCGCGCCGTTCTCGGCCGCCGCACCGGTCGCGAAGGCAAGCAGCGTGTCCGAGGTCGACGTATCGCCGTCGATCGTCACCGCGTTGAAGGTGTCGGTGACGCCGGCCTTGAGCAGCGCCTGCAGGCAGGAGGCCGACAGCGGCGCGTCGGTAAAGATGAACGACAGCATCGTCGCCATGTCGGGCGCGATCATGCCGGCGCCCTTGGCCATGCCGTTGATCGTCACCTTGGCCTTGCCGAGCTTGACAGTGGCGGTCGCGACCTTCGGGAAGGTGTCGGTGGTCATGATCGCCTTGGCGGCGTCCAGCCAACCGTCCGGTCCGGCGTCGAGCGCCATCGCGTCGAGCACGCCGTCGAACTTGGTGGCGTCGAGCGGTTCGCCGATCACCCCGGTCGAAGCCAGGAACACCTCAGCCGGCTTGCAGCCGATCGCCTTGGCGGCGAGCTGGGCGGTCAGCGCGGTGGCCTGCTTGCCGGTCTTGCCGGTGAAGGCGTTGGCATTGCCGGAATTGACCACCAGCGCACGGGCGCTGCCGCCCTTCAGCTTGTCGCGGCACCATTCCACCGGCGCCGAGGCGCATTTCGAGGTGGTGAACACCCCGGCGACCGTGGTGCCCTTCTCCATCTCCACCAGCAACACGTCGGTGCGGCCCTTGTAGCGGATGCCGGCCGCGGCGGTGGCGAGGCGCACGCCGGCGATCATCGGCATGGCGGGAACGTCGGTGGGGGCGAGCGGGGAGACTTTGCTGGACATCGTGCGCTTTCGGCAGGTTGTACCCCCGCCGGCGCGGGAGCGGCGTTCCCCTGTCTCACAAGCTCGCGACGATGAGAAGGAGAATTCGCGGACAACTGACGAAAATCCCATCGTCACAAACCGTTGCGGGGGCCTATGCTGGCCGGACCGGCATCTCTCCTTGGTCACCCTTTGCGCAGAATTCCGTGACAGTCGCGGTGCCGTCCGATATCCGGAAACAGCCATGGACAAAGTCGTGTCACCTTCCCGCCCCGCCGCCGACGAGCGCTTCGACAGCGCCCGGGTCACCGCCGAGATCGCAACGCTGGCGGAGCAGCACGCCGGCAACGACGCGGCGTTCCGCACCGCGCTGGCGATGCTGATGAAGGCGGAGCTGGCGAAGGCCCGCACCGAGGCCGAGGCGCAGTTGCTGCGCGACCGCCACGGCCGGCGCTGCGCCGAACGGCTGTGCTTCGTGCAGGACGCGATCATCCGGCTGCTGTTCAACGCCGCAACTGAATACCTATACAACAGCCCAACGCCGTCGAGCTCGGAGCGGATGACGGTGGTGGCCACCGGCGGCTACGGACGCGGTCTGATGGCGCCGGAGAGCGACATCGATCTCTTGTTCATCCTGCCCTACAAGCAGACCGCCTGGGGCGAGCAGGTCGCCGAAGTCATCCTGT belongs to Rhodopseudomonas palustris and includes:
- the argJ gene encoding bifunctional glutamate N-acetyltransferase/amino-acid acetyltransferase ArgJ, giving the protein MSSKVSPLAPTDVPAMPMIAGVRLATAAAGIRYKGRTDVLLVEMEKGTTVAGVFTTSKCASAPVEWCRDKLKGGSARALVVNSGNANAFTGKTGKQATALTAQLAAKAIGCKPAEVFLASTGVIGEPLDATKFDGVLDAMALDAGPDGWLDAAKAIMTTDTFPKVATATVKLGKAKVTINGMAKGAGMIAPDMATMLSFIFTDAPLSASCLQALLKAGVTDTFNAVTIDGDTSTSDTLLAFATGAAAENGAPKISRASDPRLKAFVKAFNAVLADLSEQVARDGEGARKLVEIIVEGAKTKVSARKIALSIANSPLVKTAIAGEDANWGRVVMAVGKAGEPADRDKLSISFNGIRVAKAGARDPSYNEKEVSAQMKKPEIQIKVALGLGKGRDRVLTCDLTKEYVAINGDYRS